One genomic region from Haloprofundus salinisoli encodes:
- a CDS encoding MATE family efflux transporter, translating into MTTGAISPKLVALAWPLVAGNLLQTFYNLADMFWVGRVSPEAVAAVSLMFPLSWMFVSTAMGITAATIALVSQHVGAGNDREADHVVGQTILLTLAVATVLSGVGLAAQRPLLSAMGLSGPVFTEALAYIEVIFVALPFTFCFFAFRAALQGAGDTRTAMWLMVGSAGLNVVLDPFLILGWWVFPAMGTRGAAVATLVSRALVTAAGVYILLRGDWGVRLRPPDLRPDRGVLKKLVEVGYPATLDGWARSFAAVAMATLVAQFTVAAIAAYGIGVRLMSVSWTVSGAVGQATATGVGQNLGAQTPERAAEVTWKATVGTMGVLFAAAAVVFAFPDVAMRIFVGDEAVVAEGVRFLRIIAPFWAFFGGTMVIQGAFRGAGQTKVAMALSFLSRWIFRVPVALVLAFAWSVPLPGGVAVRALDWGVDGLWWAFAVGATAAFVVAVLWFQRGGWQTGVLEESERPTAAD; encoded by the coding sequence ATGACCACCGGCGCGATCTCCCCGAAACTGGTCGCGCTAGCGTGGCCGCTGGTCGCCGGGAACCTGCTCCAGACGTTTTACAATCTGGCGGACATGTTCTGGGTCGGCCGTGTGAGTCCGGAGGCGGTCGCTGCCGTCTCGCTCATGTTCCCGCTGTCGTGGATGTTCGTCTCGACGGCGATGGGCATCACCGCGGCGACCATCGCGCTCGTCTCCCAGCACGTCGGTGCGGGCAACGACCGCGAGGCCGACCACGTCGTCGGCCAGACGATTCTGCTCACGCTCGCCGTCGCGACGGTACTCTCGGGGGTCGGCCTCGCCGCTCAGCGCCCGCTGCTGTCGGCGATGGGCCTCTCCGGACCGGTCTTTACGGAGGCGCTCGCGTACATCGAAGTGATCTTCGTCGCCCTCCCGTTCACGTTCTGCTTCTTCGCCTTCCGTGCGGCGCTGCAGGGCGCGGGCGACACGAGGACCGCGATGTGGCTGATGGTCGGGTCGGCGGGGCTGAACGTCGTCCTCGACCCCTTTCTCATCCTCGGGTGGTGGGTGTTCCCCGCGATGGGGACCCGGGGTGCGGCGGTCGCCACCCTCGTCTCGCGCGCGCTCGTCACCGCCGCGGGCGTCTACATCCTGCTGCGCGGCGATTGGGGCGTTCGGCTTCGGCCCCCCGACCTCCGCCCCGACAGAGGTGTGCTGAAGAAGCTCGTCGAAGTCGGCTACCCGGCGACGCTCGACGGGTGGGCGCGCAGTTTCGCCGCCGTCGCGATGGCGACGCTCGTCGCGCAGTTCACCGTCGCCGCCATCGCCGCCTACGGTATCGGCGTGCGCCTCATGTCCGTCTCGTGGACTGTCTCCGGGGCCGTCGGACAGGCGACGGCGACGGGCGTCGGCCAGAACCTCGGCGCACAGACGCCCGAGCGGGCGGCGGAGGTGACGTGGAAAGCGACCGTCGGTACGATGGGCGTGCTGTTCGCCGCCGCGGCGGTCGTCTTCGCCTTCCCGGACGTGGCGATGCGAATCTTCGTCGGCGACGAGGCTGTCGTCGCCGAAGGGGTTCGGTTCCTCCGCATCATCGCGCCCTTCTGGGCGTTCTTCGGCGGGACGATGGTGATTCAGGGCGCGTTCCGCGGCGCGGGGCAGACGAAGGTGGCGATGGCGCTGTCGTTCCTCTCGCGGTGGATATTCCGCGTCCCGGTGGCGCTCGTCCTCGCGTTCGCGTGGTCGGTTCCGCTGCCGGGCGGGGTGGCGGTTCGCGCCCTCGACTGGGGCGTCGACGGCCTCTGGTGGGCGTTCGCCGTCGGCGCGACGGCGGCGTTCGTCGTCGCCGTG
- a CDS encoding S9 family peptidase, which translates to MPQYAVARYLGIDAARQPAFSSDGERLTFVRDTTGTPQIWTLAGANAPPTRLTAFEERISFIDWSPTRDEFVFGMDQGSDERDQLFRYDAADGTIHGLTERPDAIHGWGGWSPSGDSFAFTSNRRDAQAFDVYVQTRDGGPDDAELVFESDGWLEALGWSPDGESLALREAHASFDQEVSILELETGEVGVVTPDGEASYDCVTFGPGSDVLYLVTNHDADRSYLGRLDLDTADIDVVADGDGGDGNWNVEEFAFDRDSRRLVYGRNVDGYSELYAGEFVDETAVDVAEVDLPEGVAADVTLGPDGERFAFTFSENSEPFGIYVGTVDGTSEPTRWTSLDTVGIPQSTFRSAETIRYESFDGRVSEANATTGEQSSPDRREIPAYWTLPADAEPGETPVIVDIHGGPEHQRRPWFYPTKQYFLNEGYAVLEPNVRGSSGYGKTYTHLDDREKRMDSVKDIRAAVDWLYEHDMVDPDRIVAYGRSYGGFMVLAAITEYPEIWAAAVEFVGIADFETFLENTGEWRRDHRAAEYGSLDDRELLREISPIHKVDRIECPLFVQHGANDPRVPVGETEQIVERVRERGVPVEKLVFEDEGHHTTTRSNLVEEFEQIRAFLDEHV; encoded by the coding sequence ATGCCACAGTACGCCGTCGCTCGCTATCTCGGCATCGACGCCGCCCGACAGCCCGCGTTCTCCTCGGACGGCGAGCGCCTCACGTTCGTCCGCGACACGACCGGGACGCCGCAGATTTGGACGCTCGCCGGGGCGAACGCGCCGCCGACGCGACTCACCGCGTTCGAGGAGCGAATCTCGTTTATCGACTGGTCGCCGACGCGCGACGAGTTCGTCTTCGGGATGGACCAGGGGAGCGACGAGCGCGACCAGTTGTTCCGCTACGACGCCGCCGACGGGACGATTCACGGTCTCACTGAGCGCCCCGACGCGATACACGGCTGGGGCGGGTGGTCGCCGTCGGGCGACTCCTTCGCGTTCACCTCGAACCGGCGCGACGCGCAGGCGTTCGACGTGTACGTGCAAACCCGCGACGGCGGCCCGGACGACGCTGAACTCGTCTTCGAGTCCGACGGCTGGCTCGAAGCGCTCGGATGGAGTCCCGACGGGGAATCGCTCGCGCTCCGCGAGGCACACGCGAGTTTCGACCAGGAGGTGTCTATTCTGGAGCTCGAAACCGGCGAGGTGGGTGTCGTCACCCCCGACGGAGAAGCCAGCTACGACTGCGTGACGTTCGGTCCCGGAAGCGACGTGCTGTATCTGGTGACGAACCACGACGCAGACAGGAGCTACCTCGGACGACTCGACCTCGACACGGCCGATATCGACGTCGTTGCCGACGGCGATGGCGGAGACGGCAACTGGAACGTCGAGGAGTTCGCTTTCGACCGCGACTCTCGAAGACTCGTCTACGGCCGCAACGTCGACGGTTACTCGGAACTGTACGCGGGCGAATTCGTCGACGAGACGGCCGTCGACGTTGCGGAAGTCGACCTCCCGGAGGGCGTCGCCGCCGACGTGACGCTCGGTCCCGATGGGGAGCGGTTCGCGTTCACGTTCTCGGAGAACAGCGAGCCGTTCGGCATCTATGTCGGAACCGTAGACGGGACCTCCGAACCGACGCGCTGGACGTCGTTGGACACCGTCGGCATCCCGCAGTCGACGTTCCGGAGCGCGGAGACGATTCGGTACGAGAGCTTCGACGGTCGCGTGAGTGAAGCGAACGCGACTACGGGAGAGCAAAGCTCTCCCGACAGGAGGGAGATACCGGCGTACTGGACGCTCCCCGCGGACGCCGAACCGGGCGAAACGCCGGTCATCGTCGATATCCACGGCGGCCCCGAACACCAGCGGCGGCCGTGGTTCTACCCGACGAAGCAGTACTTTCTCAACGAGGGGTACGCCGTACTGGAACCGAACGTCCGCGGGTCCTCCGGCTACGGGAAGACGTACACCCACCTCGACGACCGCGAGAAGCGGATGGACTCGGTGAAAGATATTCGGGCGGCCGTCGACTGGCTCTACGAGCATGATATGGTCGACCCCGACCGAATCGTCGCCTACGGCCGCTCCTACGGCGGGTTCATGGTGCTCGCGGCCATCACCGAGTACCCCGAAATCTGGGCGGCGGCGGTGGAGTTCGTCGGCATCGCCGACTTCGAGACGTTCCTCGAGAACACCGGCGAGTGGCGGCGCGACCACCGCGCCGCCGAGTACGGGTCGCTGGACGACCGCGAGCTGCTGAGAGAGATCAGCCCGATTCACAAGGTCGACCGAATCGAGTGCCCGCTGTTCGTCCAGCACGGCGCGAACGACCCGCGCGT